One genomic window of Lusitaniella coriacea LEGE 07157 includes the following:
- a CDS encoding BlaI/MecI/CopY family transcriptional regulator, giving the protein MSPLPHPRPKHLSLGPLETEILHIIWGLGSATVKQIHEQILANPDRELAYASVTTVLNRLTKKGWLVCNKKERAFTWKPLISRKEAQVLNSHEHLNRFLAASNPDIVAAFADSLDAGSVEQINAIAQRLQAVRRAREEQE; this is encoded by the coding sequence ATGTCGCCTTTACCCCATCCCCGTCCCAAACACCTCTCCCTTGGGCCATTAGAAACAGAAATCCTACACATTATTTGGGGATTGGGTTCTGCAACCGTCAAACAGATTCACGAGCAAATTTTAGCCAACCCCGATCGCGAACTGGCCTATGCTTCAGTCACCACCGTCCTCAATCGCCTCACGAAAAAAGGCTGGCTGGTTTGTAATAAAAAAGAACGCGCCTTTACCTGGAAACCGCTCATTTCCCGCAAGGAAGCCCAGGTTCTCAATTCTCACGAACACCTCAATCGCTTTTTAGCCGCGAGCAATCCCGATATTGTTGCTGCTTTTGCCGATAGTCTCGATGCGGGGAGTGTCGAACAAATCAACGCGATCGCGCAACGCTTGCAAGCCGTTCGTCGAGCCAGAGAGGAGCAGGAATAA
- a CDS encoding glycerophosphodiester phosphodiesterase, producing the protein MDLEIVAHRGFSAIAPENTLAAFSAAVQHGANAIEFDVQLSADRVPAIIHDATVERTTDGVGNVNDCTLEQLKRLDAGLWFSDRFTGERIPTLQEGLDFLKDTDLKIYPEIKEADDWSDADIDRLIILLNDPRWRDRCTIASFSDDFLSRFRDRETMKRTQPLTLAYYPLSPSDYADKLRQLKSDSNAMLLSEYHLLLDNPALIEASQDRNIDVGAWTVDNQHDLEQLTRLGVKRIVTNCLFGSN; encoded by the coding sequence ATGGATTTGGAAATCGTTGCTCACCGGGGTTTTTCCGCGATCGCGCCCGAAAATACACTTGCTGCTTTCTCTGCGGCGGTACAGCATGGGGCAAATGCAATTGAGTTTGACGTTCAACTCTCCGCAGATCGCGTCCCCGCGATTATCCACGATGCAACCGTAGAACGCACGACAGATGGGGTGGGGAATGTAAATGATTGCACCCTCGAACAACTCAAGCGACTCGACGCAGGACTGTGGTTTAGCGATCGCTTCACCGGAGAGCGCATTCCAACGCTGCAAGAGGGATTAGACTTCCTGAAAGATACCGATCTGAAGATTTACCCGGAAATTAAGGAAGCAGATGATTGGTCTGATGCAGATATCGATCGTTTGATTATTTTACTGAACGATCCCCGGTGGCGCGATCGGTGTACGATCGCGTCCTTTAGCGATGATTTTCTTTCCCGATTCCGCGATCGCGAAACGATGAAGCGCACTCAACCCCTAACTTTGGCATACTATCCCCTCAGTCCTTCCGACTACGCCGATAAATTACGCCAGTTAAAATCCGATAGCAATGCAATGTTACTGAGCGAATATCATCTCTTACTCGATAATCCAGCTTTAATTGAAGCGAGTCAAGATCGCAACATTGATGTCGGTGCTTGGACGGTGGACAATCAGCACGATTTGGAGCAATTAACGCGCTTGGGAGTTAAGCGGATTGTTACCAATTGCTTGTTTGGATCGAATTGA
- a CDS encoding tetratricopeptide repeat protein — protein sequence MEPRLNPQAVMYFNQGMEQMEFELWEAAESSFTMALEIQEDYAEAYYQRGIAMLELGEFEDAIADYTDAIELDPTNPDYYNDRGREWCHLENYEQSIADHT from the coding sequence ATGGAACCACGCCTCAATCCCCAAGCAGTGATGTACTTCAACCAAGGAATGGAGCAAATGGAATTTGAGCTTTGGGAAGCAGCCGAGTCGAGCTTTACGATGGCTTTAGAAATACAGGAGGATTACGCAGAGGCTTACTACCAGCGTGGTATTGCCATGTTGGAATTAGGAGAGTTTGAAGACGCGATCGCGGACTACACTGACGCGATTGAACTCGATCCCACAAACCCCGATTATTACAACGATCGCGGTCGAGAGTGGTGTCATTTAGAAAATTACGAACAATCGATAGCTGACCATACCAA
- a CDS encoding M56 family metallopeptidase produces the protein MHFILILGAIAIAALLRLAPSQLTGDWTTRWHNALFRFLLPPSLLLIAAFAIACMGPQGQMIGVQTDSISYCLVLGWFIVALLYGGQLALKGWQSSRDLHRYPNIQLNAAPTLQTRPKPLSARLLEDSRLFSAQIGFWQPELVITQGLLQTLSSEHLEAVLAHEQAHCHYRDTFWFFWLGWLRRLTVWLPNTEALWQELLVLRELRADRWAAQRVDSLLLAEALLQVVSTPALEWETACAAFSRPVSANRLQERIDALLDDARSPRKMPWWTWSWGVLALVPLVTLPFHS, from the coding sequence ATGCATTTTATCTTGATTTTGGGCGCGATCGCGATCGCCGCTCTTTTGAGACTCGCCCCTTCCCAACTCACAGGAGACTGGACAACACGCTGGCACAACGCCCTATTCCGCTTTCTCTTGCCTCCCTCCCTATTACTCATTGCCGCCTTTGCCATTGCCTGCATGGGTCCCCAGGGTCAAATGATCGGCGTGCAAACCGACAGCATTAGCTATTGCCTCGTGCTGGGATGGTTCATCGTCGCACTGCTGTATGGGGGGCAACTTGCCCTTAAAGGCTGGCAGTCATCGCGAGACTTGCATCGATACCCTAATATCCAGTTAAACGCCGCTCCAACGCTCCAAACCAGACCCAAACCCCTCAGCGCTCGTTTGTTGGAAGATTCCCGCCTATTCAGCGCGCAAATCGGTTTCTGGCAACCGGAATTAGTTATCACTCAAGGACTTTTGCAAACCCTATCCTCCGAACACCTCGAAGCGGTTCTCGCCCACGAACAAGCCCATTGCCACTATCGGGATACCTTTTGGTTCTTCTGGTTGGGATGGTTGCGTCGCCTGACGGTGTGGTTGCCCAACACTGAAGCCTTGTGGCAGGAACTCCTTGTGCTGCGGGAACTTCGAGCCGATCGTTGGGCAGCACAACGGGTTGATTCCCTTTTACTCGCCGAAGCCTTACTTCAAGTTGTCAGCACCCCAGCCCTTGAGTGGGAGACGGCTTGTGCGGCGTTTAGTCGCCCGGTTTCTGCGAATCGCCTGCAAGAACGAATCGATGCGCTTTTGGATGACGCGCGATCGCCGAGGAAAATGCCTTGGTGGACGTGGAGTTGGGGCGTTTTAGCATTGGTTCCTTTGGTGACATTACCCTTTCACAGTTAG